In one window of Hevea brasiliensis isolate MT/VB/25A 57/8 chromosome 10, ASM3005281v1, whole genome shotgun sequence DNA:
- the LOC110664586 gene encoding uncharacterized protein LOC110664586, with protein MADSASVPFKKIQIQRDDTTFDAYVVGKEDAPGIVVLQEWWGVDFEIKNHAVKISQLDPGFKALIPDLYRGKVGLDVAEAQHLMEGLDWQGAVKDIRASVNWLKANGSKKVGVTGFCMGGALSIASSVLVPEIDAVVAFYGVPSSELADPAQAKAPVQAHFGELDNFVGFSDVTAAKALDEKLKASGIPCEVHIYPGNAHAFMNRSKEGIERGKSMGMPDGDEAAVELAWSRFKSWMTRYLSA; from the exons ATGGCTGACTCCGCCTCTGTCCCCTTCAAGAAAATCCAAATCCAGAGAGACGATAct ACTTTTGATGCATACGTGGTGGGCAAAGAAGATGCTCCTGGGATTGTTGTGCTTCAAGAGTGGTGGGGTGTGGATTTTGAGATCAAGAACCATGCTGTGAAAATATCCCAACTAGACCCTGGATTTAAGGCTCTTATCCCTGA TTTGTATCGAGGAAAGGTAGGCTTGGATGTTGCTGAAGCTCAACATTTGATGGAAGGTCTTGACTGGCAAGGCGCTGTTAAGGATATCCGTGCTTCAGTTAATTGGCTCAAGGCTAATGGTTCAAAGAAG GTAGGAGTTACTGGATTTTGCATGGGAGGTGCTCTTTCAATTGCAAGTTCTGTTTTGGTCCCAGAGATTGATGCTGTTGTCGCATTTTATGGTGTTCCTTCATCAGAGCTTGCAGACCCTGCGCAGGCTAAGGCACCTGTTCAGGCTCACTTTGGAGAGCTCGATAACTTTGTTGGTTTTTCAGATGTGACA gctGCTAAGGCTTTAGACGAAAAGCTGAAGGCATCAGGAATTCCTTGTGAGGTACACATTTATCCTGGCAATGCACACGCTTTCATGAACAGGTCTAAAGAAGGCATTGAGAGGGGAAAGAGCATGGGAATGCCTGATGGGGATGAAGCAGCAGTTGAGCTAGCATGGTCTCGCTTTAAAAGCTGGATGACTCGCTACTTATCTGCATAA